The region TGCAAAGCCAAAGCTGACGGATCATACCGGAGCCGGTTTCCATGTCAATCGTACGGCAAAATGCTTTGCCATGCCGCCAGCACCCCTTACAATCCAATTGGTTAACCCAATACCGGATTGTGTCCGATGCTTCGCCACCTACTGATTACCACCTTAATTGCCGCATCCACTTTGCTGCTGGCCAGTTGCAGCTCAGAACAAGCTGTCCAGACAGCCATCCAGTTCGAGCGCCAGCTCTCCAATCTGGAGCGAAAGCAAATCCAGGTAGACGGCCACACCGTGTTCTATCACGAAGGTGGTCAAGGTGAGACCATTCTGATGCTGCATGGTTTCGGTGGCGACGCTGACAACTGGACCCGCTTCGCTCGCCCGCTGACCGACAACTATCGCGTCATCGCACCGGATTTGCCAGGATCTGGCGAATCCAGTCGGTTACAACAGGCGAACTACAGTATTCCCAAGCAAGCCGAACGGGTGCTGGCCATGATGGATGCCTTGAAGGTGAACAAAGTCCATCTCGTCGGCAATTCGATGGGGGGTTATATCGCGGCCTGGTTTACGGCCAACCATCCTGAACGTGTAAAAAGCCTTGCACTGTTCGACAATGCGGGAGTATTGGGACAAAACCTCTCCCCGTTCTATAAAACCTTGCTGGACGGGCGCAACATGCTGGTCGTGGAAAGTCCGGTTCAGTTTGATGACCTCTGGAAACTGGTATTCGCCGATCCACCCTACCTGCCGGATTTCGTCAAAACCTATTTCGCCAACAAAGCCTATTCGAATCGCGAATTCAACAAAAAGATTTTCAGCGAAGTACGTGAACCCTATCTGCCGCTGGACCCGATGTTACCCAGGATTGTCGCACCGACCCTGATTCTGTGGGGTGAGGAAGACAAGGTACTGGATATCTCCAGCATTGACGTTCTGAAAGCCAACCTGACACATACGCAACCACGGATTGTCACACTACCCGGTGTTGGTCATCTGCCCATGGTCGAAAAACCCAAGGAAACTGCACGCATCTATCTAGACTTTATCCACGACAAAAGCTGAGCACAACAGCCCACGCCGTTCATAGTGACGCACCAGCCCGCGCCGCTTGATCGTACAAGCCGGACAATACCCGCAACAGTTGGGCTGTCCGGCCAATCTCCTCGTTGGGTATGCCGCTTTCCACCAGCGCCTCAATCAGGCATTGCTCGCGCACTTGCCGATACCTCTCGCACAGTGCTGCCCCTGTTTCCGACGTAGAGAAAAACACCTCCTTGCCAATCTTCTCATTGGTCACATAACCCAGCTTCACCAATTTTTTCAATGCATATGACACCACGTGCGTGTCTTCAATATTCAATACAAAGCAGATATCGGCCAGCTTCTTTTTGCGGCCCCTGTGGTTCACGTGGTGGATCAGCGATACCTCTGTCGCTGTCAGGTTCTTTTCACCTGCCGCACTCATGCATCGCACCATCCAACGACTGAAAGCGTTGTGGACCACGATCAGGCCAAATTCAAATTCCGATAGCTCCGCGCTGCGTTCCGACACCAGATGTGACGACGAGACGATATTCATGTGCTGGCTCATGCAAATCCTTGCTGGGTGGGCAATCACAGCAGTATAGCAACAAGCTGCCCGGTCTTTGGCTTACCTAACATTTACATTTTATCGATAATTTGTTGATGAAATGATTTTGTATTCACTATAGTATCAACCAATAACAAGACCAGCCCAGACTGGTTGCGTCCGTATTTATCAGTGCCTGACAAGCCGCTCATTTCTACGGAAGACCATCCATCAGTTGGAGAGGACTGTGAAATCCGTCAATACCCGCTTCTATCTGTTGGGTGAGCGCGCTGCCGTGCTCGAATCCCGCCCACCAGTCGATCTGGTCTGCCAACGCCGTATCTGGTGGCTGGCAGCGGCATTACGTGCCCAACACCGGTTTATCGACATCGTGCCCGGTATGAACAACCTGACTGTGGTGTTTGATCCTTTGCGACAAAACAGCCAGGAAGTACTAGACCAACTCAGCACCCAATGGCAGCAGGCAAAGCAACAGCAGTTCGAACCACGTGAGGTCCGTATCCCGGTCTGTTACGGCGGCAAGGCTGGCCCGGATCTGGACAATGTGTCCAGTTATACCGGGCTGACACCTGAGGCAGTCATTGCACTGCATAGCAGCGTTGACTACACCGTGTTCTTTCTTGGTTTCCAGCCGGGCTTTGCCTACATGGGGGGGTTACCTGATGCATTGATTACCCCGCGCCGTGCTGAACCCAGGCTGGCTGTACCTGCTGGTTCTGTTGGAATTGGTGGCGCTCAAACTGGCATCTACCCCGCACAGAGCCCTGGTGGCTGGCAGCTGATTGGACGAACCAGCCTGACTTTGTTCGACCCGTACAGCACTTCACCTTCGCTACTGTTACCTGGTGATCAGGTCCGTTTTGTGCCGGAGCCCGATCATGCTTGAAATCATTCGCCCTGGGGTGCAAACCACCGTACAGGATCTTGGCCGCCATGGTTTCCGGCACCTTGGTATTGCCCAAGCAGGCGCACTGGATCAACCCGCCCTGATGTTGGCCAACCGCCTGGTCAACAACCCGGCGGATGCCGCAGGGCTTGAAGTCGTGATGGGACCCGTAGCGATCCGCTTTCATCGTGATGGCTGGCTGGCCCTGACTGGCGCCGACTTCGATGCCAGACTTGATGACACACCGCTTTGGCCTGGCTGGCGAGTACCCTACCTAACCGGACAAACCTTGCACCTGGCAGGCCCACGCTTGGGCATGCGCGCCTACTTGGCAGTGGATGGCGGGATCGATGTACCACTTGTGCTGGGTGCGCGTGCCACCGATCTGCGTAGCAACTTTGGTGGTTTTGCCGGCCGCGCACTGCAGGCTGGCGATCTGTTGCCGCAGGGCCAAGCCATTGTTCACTTGAACCGTTGCGGTGCATGGACTCGTCCCTGGAGCCCGGTGATACGCCTGCTACCGGGTCCCGAGTACCATGAGTTTGACGATGCAGTTCACCACGCTTTCTGGCAAAAAGAGTGGAAAGTGTCGTCGCAAAGCGATCGCATGGGTTACCGCTTGCAGGGCCCCCCATTGCATCGATCCAAACCGCATGAACTGCTGTCGCACGGGGTCTTGCCAGGGGTAGTGCAAGTGCCGCCCAACGGTCAACCGATTGTGTTGCTGGCCGATGCCCAGACCACAGGCGGCTATCCACGCATCGCCAGTGTGATTGAGGCTGATCTTTGGAAATTGGCTCAGGCCCGCCCGGGGACACGACTGCACTTCGTGAAAACCACGCTGGATGATGCCCGACAAGCCATGCAGCAATGGCAATTTGAACGTAACCGTTTCGAATGGAGCGCGTATGGACGTTGATTTGAATGCCGACCTGGGGGAAGGCGGTGGGGATGATGCGGCGATTCTGACCTGCGTCAGCTCAGCCAATATTGCCTGCGGCTGGCATGCTGGCGATAGCCTCACCATGCGAGCAGCCATACAAGAATCGCTCAGGCATCATGTGTCGATTGGCGCCCACCCCAGTTTTCCGGATCGCGCCAATTTTGGTCGCAGCCCCATGCAACGCGATCCTGAATTGGTCTATATCGACCTACTGTACCAGATCGGTGGCCTGCAATCGGTGGTACAGACAATGGGTGGGCAACTTCGCCATGTCAAGCCGCATGGCGCCCTCTACAACCAGGCGGCACGTGATCCCACCTTGGCCGATGCCATTGCATTGGCGGTCAAAACCTGTAGTTCAGACCTGAAATTGATGGGGCTGGCTGGCAGTGAATTGATTGCCGCTGCCCACCGTCATGGCCTGATCCCCATCGAAGAAGTCTTCGCCGACCGGGCATACCTGTCCGATGGCAGCTTGGCCCCGCGAGAGATGCCTGGTGCGGTCATTGAAGATGCAGAACGGGCGTTGCAACAGACCTTGCAGATGATCACCCAAGGCACGGTTACCACTATCGATGGACAGACCATCCCCATACGCGCAGAAAGCATCTGTCTGCATGGTGACGGTACCCATGCCCTAATCTTCGCCCGCACGTTACGACACGCCCTGGAAAGTCAAGGTTTGAAGATACGCGCACCAGCCTAATGGAGGTCATTACCAACGTCACCATTCAGGGCAAATAACAAGGCTTGGGCCCAAAGCCAACCAACAAGATGGAGAAATCAGATGGATGCAGTCAGCTATTGGCCCCTGTTGGGGGTAGGTGTGGTCGTGGCAGGCTTTGCCCTGCGTTTCAATGCGTTGTTGGTAGTGACCGTGGCTGGCCTTGTTACTGGCTTGGCCGCCAAGATGCCGGTGGATACGTTGCTTGGGTCGCTTGGCAACGGCTTCATCAAAAGCCGCAATTTGCCCCTGATTTTGTTATTACCCCTGCCAATCATTGGGCTACTGGAACGGCATGGCCTGAAAGAACACGCACAGAACTGGATTGCCCGTATCCGCTCCGCTACCACTGGCCGCTTGTTAATGGTGTACCTGTTCGTACGTGAGGTCACTGCTGCACTTGGATTGACCAGCCTGGGCGGTCACCCACAAATGGTAAGGCCATTGTTGGCCCCCATGGCGGAAGGAGCTGCGGAGATTCGTTATGGCTCGTTACCAGACAAGATTCGCCACAAGTTGCGCGCCCTATCAGCGGCCACCGATAACATTGGCCTGTTTTTTGGTGAAGACATTTTTGTCGCCTTTGGCGCCATAGTCCTGATGCATACCTTTTTACGTGAAAATGGTGTTGAGGTCGAACCATTGCATATCGCCATGTGGGGCATTCCGACCGCCATTGCCGCCTTCCTGATCCATGCTTACCGCCTGTACCGACTTGATCGCTGGCTGGATTGTGAACTACAGCGCCAGACTCGACATGCTGCTTCTGGATCCACCCATCTACCTGCAGGAGCGAAAGCATGATCTTCAAACCGGATTATCTCTACCTGCTGGCGGGTGCCATTCTGCTCATCATTGCCGGCATGAGCGTGCAAGATCGCAGCAATCCGCGTCGCTATGCAACAGCCTTATTCTGGGCCTTGTACGGTGTGATCTTCCTGGCTGGTCAGTTGATCCCCCCTGCCCTGGTCGGGATCATGGTGATTGTCATGGCGCTGATTGCCGGTTTAGGCGGTGTGCAGTTGGGGTCGTATGACCGCCTGGCTGACAGCGTGCGGGCAGCCAAAGCCAAAACGCTGGGTAACAAACTGTTCCTGCCTGCCCTGGCCATTCCGTTTATCACGGTGTTCTGTGCAGTAGTACTGAAAGACGTGAAATGGGGAGAAACACCACTATTCGACCCCAAAAATGTCACATTGCT is a window of Chitinivorax sp. B DNA encoding:
- a CDS encoding alpha/beta fold hydrolase — protein: MLRHLLITTLIAASTLLLASCSSEQAVQTAIQFERQLSNLERKQIQVDGHTVFYHEGGQGETILMLHGFGGDADNWTRFARPLTDNYRVIAPDLPGSGESSRLQQANYSIPKQAERVLAMMDALKVNKVHLVGNSMGGYIAAWFTANHPERVKSLALFDNAGVLGQNLSPFYKTLLDGRNMLVVESPVQFDDLWKLVFADPPYLPDFVKTYFANKAYSNREFNKKIFSEVREPYLPLDPMLPRIVAPTLILWGEEDKVLDISSIDVLKANLTHTQPRIVTLPGVGHLPMVEKPKETARIYLDFIHDKS
- a CDS encoding winged helix DNA-binding protein — translated: MSQHMNIVSSSHLVSERSAELSEFEFGLIVVHNAFSRWMVRCMSAAGEKNLTATEVSLIHHVNHRGRKKKLADICFVLNIEDTHVVSYALKKLVKLGYVTNEKIGKEVFFSTSETGAALCERYRQVREQCLIEALVESGIPNEEIGRTAQLLRVLSGLYDQAARAGASL
- the pxpB gene encoding 5-oxoprolinase subunit PxpB; this encodes MKSVNTRFYLLGERAAVLESRPPVDLVCQRRIWWLAAALRAQHRFIDIVPGMNNLTVVFDPLRQNSQEVLDQLSTQWQQAKQQQFEPREVRIPVCYGGKAGPDLDNVSSYTGLTPEAVIALHSSVDYTVFFLGFQPGFAYMGGLPDALITPRRAEPRLAVPAGSVGIGGAQTGIYPAQSPGGWQLIGRTSLTLFDPYSTSPSLLLPGDQVRFVPEPDHA
- a CDS encoding biotin-dependent carboxyltransferase family protein, which encodes MLEIIRPGVQTTVQDLGRHGFRHLGIAQAGALDQPALMLANRLVNNPADAAGLEVVMGPVAIRFHRDGWLALTGADFDARLDDTPLWPGWRVPYLTGQTLHLAGPRLGMRAYLAVDGGIDVPLVLGARATDLRSNFGGFAGRALQAGDLLPQGQAIVHLNRCGAWTRPWSPVIRLLPGPEYHEFDDAVHHAFWQKEWKVSSQSDRMGYRLQGPPLHRSKPHELLSHGVLPGVVQVPPNGQPIVLLADAQTTGGYPRIASVIEADLWKLAQARPGTRLHFVKTTLDDARQAMQQWQFERNRFEWSAYGR
- the pxpA gene encoding 5-oxoprolinase subunit PxpA, with protein sequence MDVDLNADLGEGGGDDAAILTCVSSANIACGWHAGDSLTMRAAIQESLRHHVSIGAHPSFPDRANFGRSPMQRDPELVYIDLLYQIGGLQSVVQTMGGQLRHVKPHGALYNQAARDPTLADAIALAVKTCSSDLKLMGLAGSELIAAAHRHGLIPIEEVFADRAYLSDGSLAPREMPGAVIEDAERALQQTLQMITQGTVTTIDGQTIPIRAESICLHGDGTHALIFARTLRHALESQGLKIRAPA
- a CDS encoding DUF969 domain-containing protein, encoding MDAVSYWPLLGVGVVVAGFALRFNALLVVTVAGLVTGLAAKMPVDTLLGSLGNGFIKSRNLPLILLLPLPIIGLLERHGLKEHAQNWIARIRSATTGRLLMVYLFVREVTAALGLTSLGGHPQMVRPLLAPMAEGAAEIRYGSLPDKIRHKLRALSAATDNIGLFFGEDIFVAFGAIVLMHTFLRENGVEVEPLHIAMWGIPTAIAAFLIHAYRLYRLDRWLDCELQRQTRHAASGSTHLPAGAKA